The region ACCTCCCCTATACGGAGGAAACCATCCAGGAGTATTTTATCTGGGCGATCTTCGGCCTGCTCCTGGGGGCACGGCTGGGATATGTGCTGTTCTATAACGCGTCCTATTTTCTTTCCCACCCGTTCGCCGTTATTCTTCCCTTTGATTTCAACCATGGCCGGGGGTTCGTCTACACGGGCATCAGCGGCATGTCCTACCACGGGGGGCTGGTCGGCGTCGCCGTCGCCACCCTCGCCTTCTGTTACCGGCGGTCCATCAATTTCTGGCGGCTTGCCGATCTCTTTTGTGCTGAGATTCCCCTTGCATATACCTTTGGCCGGCTCGGCAATTTTCTGAACGGAGAGCTCTACGGGCGGATCACGACCATGCCCTGGGGCATGTACTTTCCGGGAGACCTCCACGGCCGGCTTCGTCATCCCTCACAGCTCTACGAGGCCTTCTTCGAAGGGATCTTCATCTATTTCGTGATCCGGAGAATACGGAGAACAGCGGATTTCGACGGTTTCGTCTTTTCCCTCTATCTGATATGTTACGGGACAGTGCGCTTTTTCATAGAATTTTTCAGACAACCCGACGCGCACATCGGCTTTGTGACCGGTTCCTTCACCATGGGGCAGGTGCTCTGCGTATTCATGGTCATCCTGGGAGGGGCCGTCATGGCGGTTCGGAAGGCATCACGCGATCGGGAACCGTGATCAACTCATCGAGAATGAAGAAAGGAGACAATTCATGAAGAGCGTTAAAGGGACACAGACGGAAAAGAATCTTCTGGCCGCCTTTGCCGGGGAATCGCAGGCACGGAACCGCTATACCTTTTTCGCCGAGAAGGCCCGCGAGGAAGGATATGAACAGATAGCGGCGATCTTTGAGGAGACCGCGGACAACGAGCGGGAACATGCCCGGCGGTTCTTCAGTTTTCTTCCCGGCGGCGATGTGGAGATACAGGCCGCCTATCCCGCCGGTGTCGTCGGGACCACGGCGGCGAACCTGAAAGAGGCCGCTGCGGGAGAGCATATGGAGTGGTCAAAACTATACAAAGAAGCGGCCGATCTCGCCGAGAAAGAAGGGTTCAAGGAAGTGGCCTATCTCTTCAGGGCCGTTTCAAGCGTCGAAGTGGAGCACGAGAAACGGTACCTGAAACTGCTGAAGACCCTGACGAGTGGAACCGTGTTCAAGAAGGGAAGGACCGTGACGTGGAAGTGTCGTAATTGCGGGTATATTTACAAGGGACCCTCCGCTCCGAAACGGTGCCCCACCTGTACCTATCCACAGGCGTATTTTGAGCTTCAGGCGAAAAACTATTAAAGGGCCGTCGGCTGATCGCGGGAAGGAGAACGGTGCATGAAGAGAAACCTTATCATTGTCGGTGGAGGCGCCGGCGGGCCGTCCGCGGCCGCTGAAGCCAGGCGGGTGGACCCCTCGCTGGAGATAACCATTCTGGAACGGGGAGAGTTCGTATCCTATGCTGCCTGACCGATGCCCTATTACATCGGCGATGTAATACAGGATAACCGGCGGCTGATCGCCCGGACCCCGGAAAAATTCGAGGAAACG is a window of Deltaproteobacteria bacterium DNA encoding:
- a CDS encoding rubrerythrin family protein, encoding MKSVKGTQTEKNLLAAFAGESQARNRYTFFAEKAREEGYEQIAAIFEETADNEREHARRFFSFLPGGDVEIQAAYPAGVVGTTAANLKEAAAGEHMEWSKLYKEAADLAEKEGFKEVAYLFRAVSSVEVEHEKRYLKLLKTLTSGTVFKKGRTVTWKCRNCGYIYKGPSAPKRCPTCTYPQAYFELQAKNY
- a CDS encoding prolipoprotein diacylglyceryl transferase, which produces MLSQIFQWWQTIPEHISPVLFSIGTFQIRYYSLMYLVTFYVTYRLVMRSVRRSNLPYTEETIQEYFIWAIFGLLLGARLGYVLFYNASYFLSHPFAVILPFDFNHGRGFVYTGISGMSYHGGLVGVAVATLAFCYRRSINFWRLADLFCAEIPLAYTFGRLGNFLNGELYGRITTMPWGMYFPGDLHGRLRHPSQLYEAFFEGIFIYFVIRRIRRTADFDGFVFSLYLICYGTVRFFIEFFRQPDAHIGFVTGSFTMGQVLCVFMVILGGAVMAVRKASRDREP